The Mesorhizobium loti genome includes a region encoding these proteins:
- a CDS encoding branched-chain amino acid ABC transporter substrate-binding protein: MRKFIATLLLGASLFAGPAMAEQITIGLSAPLSGPQAYFGTTWHNGFKLYVDKLNADGGVNGVTVAYDQQDDKADPREGTLVAQKFCDNDKVVLGLVNFNSGVAQSTLPIYEDCSLPTMTFGSNPSLTKQGYKLMVRPVANDLAGALLPAEYALGKLSAKTALVVNDKQVFGQGISEIFAKNFQDGGGKVIDTISVAPSDVDFAAVLAQIKPKKPDVIYLGAVMPQLALFAKQMHEQGITATLIVPDGGYTPDLIKQAGEPNVQGTLVAIQVPPMDASPEIAEFAKLYKAKYGEEAGPYSIYGYVQGQILEQVLKTTKGLTREDINTALHAVKVKTAVGELEFDETGELKVAPSYLYKVEGSKFQLVGSK, from the coding sequence ATGAGAAAATTTATCGCCACGCTCCTTCTCGGAGCATCGCTGTTCGCGGGTCCGGCCATGGCCGAGCAGATCACGATTGGTCTATCCGCTCCACTTTCCGGCCCGCAGGCCTATTTCGGCACCACATGGCATAACGGCTTCAAGCTCTATGTCGACAAGTTGAACGCCGATGGTGGGGTCAATGGCGTGACCGTTGCCTATGACCAGCAAGACGACAAGGCGGATCCGCGCGAGGGAACGCTCGTGGCGCAAAAGTTCTGCGACAATGACAAGGTGGTTCTGGGCCTCGTCAACTTCAATTCCGGTGTCGCCCAGTCCACTCTGCCGATCTACGAGGATTGCTCGCTGCCGACAATGACCTTCGGCTCCAACCCTTCGCTCACCAAGCAGGGCTACAAGCTCATGGTGCGTCCGGTCGCGAACGATCTGGCGGGCGCGCTGCTGCCGGCTGAATACGCGCTCGGCAAGCTGAGCGCCAAGACGGCCCTGGTCGTCAACGACAAGCAGGTTTTCGGACAGGGAATCTCCGAAATCTTCGCCAAGAACTTCCAGGATGGCGGCGGCAAGGTCATCGACACGATTTCGGTCGCGCCAAGCGATGTGGACTTCGCCGCCGTGCTGGCGCAGATCAAGCCGAAGAAGCCCGACGTCATCTATCTCGGTGCCGTCATGCCGCAGCTGGCGCTCTTTGCAAAGCAGATGCATGAGCAAGGCATCACCGCCACGCTGATCGTGCCCGACGGCGGCTATACGCCGGACCTGATCAAGCAGGCCGGCGAGCCCAACGTCCAGGGCACGCTCGTCGCCATCCAGGTGCCGCCGATGGATGCCTCGCCGGAGATCGCCGAGTTCGCCAAACTCTACAAGGCCAAGTATGGCGAAGAAGCCGGCCCTTACTCGATCTATGGCTATGTTCAGGGCCAGATCCTCGAACAGGTGCTGAAGACGACCAAGGGCCTGACGCGCGAGGACATCAACACGGCGCTGCACGCGGTCAAGGTCAAGACCGCCGTGGGTGAACTGGAATTCGACGAAACGGGCGAACTTAAAGTTGCCCCATCGTACCTCTACAAGGTCGAGGGATCGAAGTTCCAGCTTGTCGGCTCGAAATAG
- a CDS encoding branched-chain amino acid ABC transporter permease produces the protein MSVAESLTAARPRSSRAVAFLVFAIAIALIAATPFLPNYYIRVIDSLLIYILLGIGLNIVIGYTGLLDLGFVAFYAVGAYSYALLASPQLDLHLPFLLILVVAACLGAITGILLGIPVLRLRGDYLAIVTLGFGEIVRIIINNVDWLTGGPKGIARLDKASILGIQIARPVDFFWLLLVVVLLAGLLARRLERSILGKAWAAIREDQDAARGIGINTTNAKLAAFATSATIGSIAGAIFGASQRFVSPESFTLQESVLIVLMIVVGGIGNILGIVAGAAILILLPEVLREFAEWRILFLGLLMIFLIIVRPAGIVPRSFGPDKLIRRLFGK, from the coding sequence ATGTCGGTCGCCGAGAGCCTTACGGCTGCCAGGCCGCGCTCGAGCCGGGCCGTCGCGTTCCTTGTCTTCGCCATCGCGATCGCGCTGATCGCGGCGACGCCCTTCCTGCCCAACTACTACATCCGCGTCATCGACAGCCTGCTGATCTACATCCTGCTCGGCATCGGCCTGAACATCGTGATCGGCTATACCGGCCTGCTCGATCTCGGCTTCGTCGCCTTCTATGCAGTGGGCGCCTACAGCTATGCGCTGCTCGCCAGCCCCCAACTCGACCTGCATCTGCCCTTCCTGCTCATTCTGGTCGTAGCCGCCTGCCTCGGTGCGATCACCGGCATATTGCTCGGCATCCCGGTGTTGAGACTGCGCGGCGACTATCTTGCCATCGTTACACTGGGCTTCGGCGAGATCGTGCGCATCATCATCAACAATGTCGACTGGCTTACCGGTGGGCCGAAAGGCATCGCTCGCCTCGACAAGGCTTCGATCCTCGGCATCCAGATCGCCCGGCCCGTCGATTTCTTCTGGCTCCTGCTTGTCGTCGTGCTCCTGGCCGGGCTTCTGGCCCGGCGGCTGGAGCGGTCCATCCTTGGCAAGGCCTGGGCAGCGATCCGCGAAGACCAGGACGCCGCGCGCGGCATCGGCATCAACACGACCAACGCCAAACTTGCCGCCTTTGCGACCTCCGCGACGATCGGCTCGATCGCGGGAGCGATCTTCGGCGCCTCTCAGCGTTTCGTCAGCCCGGAGAGTTTCACGCTACAGGAATCCGTGCTGATCGTGCTGATGATCGTGGTCGGCGGCATCGGCAACATTCTCGGCATCGTCGCCGGTGCGGCAATCCTGATCCTGCTGCCGGAAGTGCTGCGCGAATTCGCCGAATGGCGCATTCTTTTCCTCGGGCTGTTGATGATCTTCCTGATCATTGTACGCCCGGCCGGCATCGTTCCGCGCAGCTTCGGACCAGACAAGCTTATCCGGAGACTGTTCGGCAAATGA
- a CDS encoding branched-chain amino acid ABC transporter permease, translated as MGNLIQQTVNALTIGSIYALIALGYTMVYGVLRMINFAHGEMFMLGAYVAFLILSMLVGDVGMAGAIALTVAFVVAVFLVGFIGVGIERVAYKPLRNSTRLAPMLSSLGVSLSLVTGMQILAGPQPVAFPSFFPVVRYEVLGGTITSMQIGILVAAFVLMFGLHFLVNRSRIGIIVRAVSESRPTAQLLGINVNGAISMVFFVGPLLGAAGGILYASYYGIMSPTMGAVIGLKAFTAAILGGIGSIPGAMLGAFILAFVEVGGTALLPVITHGVLGTEYRDVLTFAILILVLLVRPAGILGEAVSEESIVYKREF; from the coding sequence CTGGGAAACCTCATTCAACAGACGGTCAACGCGTTGACCATCGGCTCGATTTACGCGCTGATCGCGCTCGGCTACACGATGGTCTACGGCGTGCTGCGCATGATCAATTTCGCCCATGGCGAGATGTTCATGCTCGGCGCCTATGTCGCCTTTCTGATCCTCTCCATGCTGGTCGGCGATGTCGGCATGGCGGGCGCGATCGCGCTTACCGTGGCCTTTGTCGTCGCTGTCTTCCTGGTCGGCTTCATCGGCGTCGGCATTGAACGCGTCGCCTACAAACCGTTGCGAAATTCCACCCGGCTTGCGCCGATGCTGTCCTCACTTGGCGTTTCGCTCTCACTGGTCACCGGCATGCAGATTCTTGCCGGCCCGCAGCCTGTCGCCTTTCCGAGCTTCTTCCCTGTCGTCCGCTATGAGGTGCTGGGTGGCACCATCACCTCGATGCAGATCGGCATCCTCGTCGCCGCCTTCGTGTTGATGTTCGGTCTGCATTTCCTCGTCAACCGCAGCCGCATCGGCATCATCGTGCGTGCAGTTTCGGAAAGCCGCCCCACCGCACAGCTTCTGGGCATCAACGTCAACGGCGCGATCTCGATGGTGTTCTTCGTCGGCCCGCTGCTCGGCGCGGCCGGTGGCATCCTCTATGCCAGCTATTACGGCATCATGTCGCCGACGATGGGCGCCGTCATTGGCCTGAAGGCCTTCACCGCGGCGATCCTCGGCGGCATCGGTTCCATTCCCGGCGCCATGCTTGGCGCCTTCATCCTGGCCTTCGTCGAAGTGGGCGGAACCGCGCTGCTGCCCGTCATCACCCATGGCGTGCTGGGCACCGAATATCGCGATGTGCTCACCTTCGCGATCCTCATACTCGTGCTTCTCGTTCGCCCCGCCGGCATATTGGGCGAGGCCGTGTCCGAGGAGAGCATCGTGTACAAGAGGGAGTTCTGA
- a CDS encoding GntR family transcriptional regulator — MTERAETSADSDPSLANEAETRRAADSSERAYNTIRKLLVEFKLKPGERINEVQLSRSLGVSRTPIREALNRLASEGFVSLTPNRGFFVRSLSTEGLLDLYEFRSIIECAAFKLMCERADDGEIDRLRSYWEAIVDAYQNQPPDIILAEDEGFHLLIAELSGNPELVGQLTSINARIRFIRRIQIEHPSHDRTQITSHSAIVDAAVRRDVENGMKLLREHIEMTVSATQQALKDALLKVFAPDNGADLKRRRRTRDA, encoded by the coding sequence GTGACCGAACGAGCCGAGACCAGCGCCGATAGCGACCCGTCCCTTGCCAACGAGGCCGAAACGCGCCGCGCTGCCGATAGCAGCGAACGCGCCTACAACACCATCCGCAAGCTTCTCGTCGAGTTCAAGCTGAAGCCCGGCGAACGCATCAACGAAGTCCAGCTTTCGCGCAGCCTCGGCGTGTCGCGCACACCGATCCGCGAGGCGCTGAACCGGCTCGCCTCCGAGGGTTTCGTTTCGCTCACGCCCAATCGCGGCTTTTTCGTCAGGAGCCTCAGCACCGAGGGCCTGCTCGACCTCTACGAGTTCCGCTCGATCATCGAATGCGCCGCTTTCAAGCTGATGTGCGAACGCGCCGACGACGGCGAAATCGACCGGCTGCGGAGCTACTGGGAAGCGATCGTCGACGCCTACCAAAACCAGCCGCCGGACATCATCCTGGCCGAGGACGAAGGCTTCCATCTGCTTATCGCCGAACTGTCGGGAAATCCGGAACTCGTCGGCCAGCTCACCTCCATCAATGCGCGTATCCGCTTCATCCGCCGCATCCAGATCGAACATCCCTCGCATGACAGGACGCAGATCACCTCTCACTCGGCAATCGTCGATGCCGCCGTCAGGCGGGATGTCGAAAACGGCATGAAACTGTTGCGCGAACATATCGAGATGACCGTCTCCGCCACGCAGCAGGCGCTCAAGGATGCCCTGCTCAAGGTTTTCGCGCCCGACAATGGCGCCGATCTGAAGCGCCGGCGAAGGACCCGCGACGCATAA
- a CDS encoding NAD(P)-binding domain-containing protein produces the protein MIVGILGVGHLAASMLAGFLRSGLDPAAIVLSPRGKAAALSARHGFRLATDNRDLVERSDVVIVAVRPAHAPDAVAGLPWRTDQIVVSVCAGVALSRFAVAPARAVRAMPFTASEICASPTIYFPDLEKARAVLDRLGPSIALASETDFEVATVNAAIYGWVQDLIRRTTEWSSTQGLDPAIGRRLTAMTFVAAGRLIEEKDQPMDQMLEELVTPGGITERGLRVLSARGVPAAWEEACSAVLDKLTSPC, from the coding sequence ATGATTGTAGGCATTCTTGGCGTCGGGCATCTGGCGGCGTCCATGCTGGCTGGTTTCCTGCGTTCCGGGCTCGATCCCGCGGCGATCGTGCTGTCACCGCGTGGCAAGGCGGCTGCGCTTTCCGCCCGGCACGGTTTTCGATTGGCAACCGACAATCGCGATCTCGTCGAACGATCCGATGTCGTCATTGTCGCCGTGCGTCCGGCGCATGCGCCGGACGCGGTCGCCGGCCTGCCATGGCGCACGGATCAAATAGTGGTTTCGGTTTGCGCCGGCGTAGCGCTGTCGCGGTTCGCTGTCGCGCCTGCGCGCGCGGTGCGCGCCATGCCGTTCACCGCTTCCGAAATCTGTGCCAGTCCGACAATCTATTTCCCCGACCTCGAGAAAGCGCGGGCGGTTCTCGACCGGCTCGGCCCCTCAATCGCTCTGGCCAGTGAAACGGACTTCGAAGTGGCCACGGTCAATGCCGCCATCTATGGCTGGGTGCAGGATCTGATCCGCAGAACGACTGAATGGTCGAGCACGCAAGGTCTCGATCCGGCAATTGGCCGCCGGCTGACGGCGATGACGTTCGTGGCCGCCGGGCGGCTGATTGAGGAGAAGGACCAGCCGATGGATCAGATGCTCGAGGAGCTGGTGACACCGGGCGGCATCACCGAGCGGGGCCTGCGGGTGCTTTCGGCGCGC